The following coding sequences are from one uncultured Desulfobacter sp. window:
- a CDS encoding sigma-54 dependent transcriptional regulator, with translation MDSSEFPISVLCVDKGKLLADQVKEVFDEDQVAIAFERSLETVVDRFEKERFDLMLFSGSMARNQQSGALDILELISAKCPQTQILLFMPPGALKFANLGLRAGAYHYSTLPISNEELKLLIGSAIQAKPQLGPNMLLKAETEKTTFESMVGRSSVMQKTYRQIRQAAATDIPVLISGETGTGKELVAQAIHELSARAHAPCIPVHIASLPQDLVASELFGHVAGAFTGASKLRKGCFEQADGGTVFLDEIGTIDQKMQVSLLRLIETNEFSRIGSQDSQNANARVIAATNADLEDEVRMGNFREDLYYRLDVLSIEMPPLRERNGDIPLLVSHFIKQACDDFKKNIRGMSSDFINCVEAYPWPGNVRELKNAIQRAVISATEDVLRTGNLPDRVSRNQDREARVTIRVGMTLAQVEKELIIRTLDYTGGNRSRTSEILGISRRSLYNKMDRYGLSMKFQKP, from the coding sequence ATGGATAGTTCAGAATTCCCCATTAGTGTTCTTTGCGTAGATAAAGGTAAGTTACTGGCAGATCAAGTAAAAGAGGTGTTTGACGAAGATCAGGTCGCCATCGCCTTTGAACGAAGTCTTGAGACCGTTGTGGATCGGTTTGAAAAAGAGCGGTTTGATTTGATGCTTTTTTCCGGTTCCATGGCCAGGAACCAGCAGTCCGGTGCCCTGGATATCCTGGAGTTGATTTCAGCCAAATGCCCCCAGACTCAGATTTTACTGTTCATGCCGCCAGGCGCCCTGAAGTTTGCAAATCTTGGATTGCGTGCCGGGGCATACCACTATTCCACCCTGCCCATCAGCAATGAGGAACTCAAGCTGCTTATCGGGTCGGCCATCCAGGCCAAACCACAATTGGGCCCCAATATGCTTTTAAAGGCTGAGACCGAGAAAACCACCTTTGAAAGCATGGTCGGCAGATCTTCGGTGATGCAGAAAACCTATCGCCAGATTCGCCAGGCTGCCGCCACGGATATTCCCGTTCTGATTTCCGGTGAAACCGGGACCGGTAAAGAGTTGGTTGCCCAGGCAATCCATGAGCTCAGCGCCAGGGCGCACGCCCCTTGTATTCCTGTTCATATCGCCTCTTTGCCCCAGGATCTGGTGGCCAGCGAATTGTTCGGGCATGTGGCCGGGGCCTTTACCGGTGCCTCTAAATTGAGAAAAGGGTGCTTTGAGCAGGCGGACGGCGGCACCGTATTTCTGGACGAAATAGGAACCATTGACCAAAAGATGCAGGTCAGTCTGCTGCGGCTCATAGAGACCAATGAATTTTCCAGAATAGGCAGTCAGGATAGTCAAAATGCCAATGCCCGGGTTATTGCCGCCACCAATGCGGACCTTGAAGATGAGGTTCGGATGGGCAACTTCAGAGAGGATCTGTATTACAGACTGGATGTCCTGAGCATTGAAATGCCGCCCCTGCGCGAACGAAACGGTGACATTCCCCTTCTGGTGAGTCATTTTATCAAGCAGGCCTGCGACGATTTTAAAAAAAATATCCGGGGTATGTCTTCGGATTTCATCAACTGTGTTGAGGCGTACCCTTGGCCGGGCAATGTGAGGGAGCTGAAAAATGCCATTCAGCGTGCCGTCATCTCCGCCACAGAGGATGTGCTTAGGACCGGCAATCTGCCCGACCGGGTCAGCCGGAACCAGGACCGGGAAGCCCGGGTGACCATCCGTGTGGGGATGACGTTGGCCCAGGTTGAAAAAGAATTGATTATCCGAACCCTTGACTACACCGGGGGAAACCGGTCCAGGACCAGTGAAATTTTAGGTATTTCCCGGCGGTCTTTGTATAATAAAATGGATCGTTACGGATTGAGTATGAAATTTCAAAAACCATAA
- a CDS encoding YebG family protein yields MSVIVQYIVVRDGDEKMTFATKKEADAYDKMLDIADNLFDFLGSSNIVLDETRKEEISLLLAEKREEVMPILRGVSPKAKTDRKKSAAAPGTAKKRSKATAKRAGTSQEKNTATEVKSADNSTSRSKEAS; encoded by the coding sequence ATGTCCGTAATTGTCCAATATATTGTTGTCAGGGATGGAGATGAAAAGATGACATTCGCGACAAAAAAAGAAGCCGATGCCTATGACAAGATGTTAGATATTGCTGACAATTTATTTGATTTTCTTGGAAGTTCCAATATCGTTCTTGACGAAACCCGCAAAGAGGAGATTTCCCTTCTGCTAGCTGAAAAACGCGAAGAGGTGATGCCCATTTTAAGGGGGGTCTCTCCCAAAGCCAAAACAGACCGGAAAAAGAGTGCTGCTGCTCCGGGAACGGCCAAAAAACGCAGCAAAGCAACTGCCAAACGGGCCGGTACATCTCAAGAAAAGAACACCGCAACTGAAGTCAAGTCTGCTGACAATTCAACCTCCCGTTCAAAAGAAGCATCTTGA
- a CDS encoding efflux RND transporter periplasmic adaptor subunit — protein sequence MPSLLYRVMRVAVVLLLAAGVAVWLYFSREKPQKKPMERIPPTVLCVPAVPGSFDMTVEAFGTVTPRNSVKLAMEIAGRIDYIHPDFREGALIRQGDVLLRIDRRTLVLNEKTARVQVDQARADIRLLKQETLNLKADAEIARSNLELAAKEMERIRALAKNQFASKTTLDKAEQQYLSAKNQLQNITNAQDLLPSRMAVKKSVLASARAALATASLNVEKSEIKADFNGFVMTKQVQVGEYVNPGQVLGVIYEKDALDVDIRIPLEELQWLGSVFENGGRPQVRLTIANLDGGRSPVWPGRVARIKAAVDEKTRTMPMTVEIGTLDVKDPLLLLRPGVFVKCRVTGVQRENVFKVPRTLMRSPDALYLARADHLVIQTVKVIRRFEDDVYIAGGLAPGDMIIASPLPGAMDGMPVTVKDAGNTP from the coding sequence ATGCCTTCTTTATTGTATAGAGTGATGCGTGTGGCTGTGGTTCTGCTGCTTGCAGCAGGTGTGGCGGTGTGGCTCTATTTTTCCAGAGAAAAGCCCCAAAAAAAGCCAATGGAACGCATTCCCCCGACTGTGCTGTGCGTGCCTGCAGTTCCCGGAAGTTTTGATATGACCGTTGAAGCCTTCGGCACGGTTACGCCCCGGAACAGTGTCAAATTGGCCATGGAGATTGCGGGCCGTATTGATTATATCCATCCTGATTTCCGGGAAGGCGCATTGATTCGTCAAGGTGACGTCCTTTTGCGGATTGACCGGCGAACCCTTGTCCTGAATGAAAAAACCGCCCGGGTCCAGGTGGATCAAGCCAGGGCTGATATTCGTCTGCTCAAGCAGGAGACGCTGAATTTAAAGGCCGATGCCGAAATTGCCCGCTCTAATCTGGAATTGGCTGCCAAAGAGATGGAACGGATCCGGGCGTTGGCCAAAAATCAATTTGCGTCCAAAACCACTCTGGATAAGGCGGAGCAACAATATTTAAGTGCGAAAAATCAGCTTCAGAATATCACCAATGCCCAGGATCTTCTCCCTTCCCGCATGGCCGTGAAAAAATCTGTCCTGGCGTCGGCCCGGGCCGCACTGGCAACGGCGTCTCTGAATGTTGAAAAATCCGAGATTAAAGCTGATTTTAATGGATTTGTGATGACAAAACAGGTCCAGGTCGGAGAGTATGTAAATCCCGGTCAGGTGCTTGGGGTCATATATGAAAAAGATGCCCTGGATGTTGACATCCGCATCCCCCTTGAAGAACTTCAATGGCTGGGCTCTGTTTTTGAGAACGGGGGACGCCCCCAGGTGCGGTTGACCATCGCCAATCTGGACGGGGGTCGCTCTCCGGTGTGGCCGGGCCGGGTGGCCCGAATAAAGGCCGCCGTTGACGAAAAGACCCGGACCATGCCCATGACCGTTGAAATCGGAACCCTTGATGTTAAAGACCCTTTGCTGCTGCTTCGGCCCGGTGTATTTGTCAAGTGCCGTGTCACAGGGGTGCAAAGGGAAAACGTGTTTAAGGTGCCGCGAACGCTCATGCGCTCTCCGGATGCCCTCTATCTGGCCCGGGCGGATCATCTTGTGATTCAAACGGTCAAGGTGATCCGACGGTTTGAAGACGACGTTTATATCGCCGGGGGGCTGGCTCCGGGGGATATGATCATTGCATCTCCCTTGCCCGGGGCGATGGACGGTATGCCCGTCACCGTCAAAGACGCCGGGAACACGCCATGA